In Zingiber officinale cultivar Zhangliang chromosome 6A, Zo_v1.1, whole genome shotgun sequence, a single genomic region encodes these proteins:
- the LOC121995401 gene encoding mitogen-activated protein kinase kinase kinase 18-like yields MESKGDSWIRGILLGRGSFGTVSLAFDPSAVPAGRIFAVKSVSLASGCSASVDFLENEIRILESLSSPFVVEYLGDDTTVEVGAGVCRNLHLEYLPGGTAADLGGCADESSVRAYARCVARALRYLHDVAGVVHCDVKGRNVLLGEAPGVAKLADFGSAMRISDVFSGDRRSLQGTPLWMAPEVARGEIPRPESDVWSFGCTVIEMLTGVAPWSSWKPKDAAEAMFRIGYGPELPEYPSHLSKQGRDFLDKCLRKDPKERWTAEQLLQHPFLAEAEPPTEQTPRGVLEWANLQLDYDSDDDSYGDFDSVCLISEGIERVRELASSGSPPAAWNNDGWEQVRNPEELAVDKCGREVEQQKCWEISRMDCSVFSALCSWCCFVKCDLSCYDEIIVNRQLHVSSGFCLQWDLIDLSVTSGSQPLIRSWTGVADRWDPMDPICITDIVILLIKLVIFPISSNMHTCVLPYRHNFQYAHEYMMFFFQEGNNAHIIISNPNEPVGQKLYGPITNGLQPLFPEEFSYLN; encoded by the exons ATGGAGAGTAAAGGGGATAGTTGGATCAGGGGAATCCTCCTCGGACGCGGCTCCTTCGGAACGGTCAGCCTCGCTTTTGACCCCTCGGCCGTCCCCGCCGGGCGGATTTTCGCCGTCAAGTCCGTCTCCTTGGCCTCCGGCTGCAGCGCTTCGGTCGACTTCCTGGAAAACGAAATCCGGATCCTCGagtccctctcctctccattcgTCGTCGAGTACCTCGGCGACGATACCACCGTCGAGGTCGGCGCCGGAGTATGCCGGAACCTGCACCTGGAGTACCTTCCCGGCGGCACCGCGGCTGACTTGGGCGGCTGCGCAGACGAGTCGTCCGTGCGCGCCTACGCCCGGTGCGTGGCGCGCGCGCTCCGCTACCTCCACGACGTCGCCGGCGTCGTGCACTGCGACGTCAAGGGTCGGAACGTGCTGCTCGGCGAGGCCCCCGGCGTCGCCAAGCTAGCTGATTTCGGTTCCGCGATGAGGATTTCCGATGTTTTCTCGGGAGATCGGCGGAGCTTGCAAGGCACGCCATTATGGATGGCACCGGAGGTAGCGAGGGGGGAGATCCCAAGGCCGGAGTCGGACGTGTGGTCGTTCGGGTGCACCGTCATCGAGATGCTCACCGGCGTAGCACCGTGGTCATCTTGGAAGCCTAAGGACGCTGCCGAAGCCATGTTCCGGATCGGTTACGGCCCCGAGCTGCCGGAGTACCCATCTCATCTCTCGAAGCAGGGGAGGGACTTCCTCGACAAGTGTTTGAGAAAAGACCCAAAAGAACGATGGACGGCAGAGCAACTACTGCAGCACCCGTTCCTGGCTGAGGCAGAGCCTCCGACGGAGCAGACTCCGAGAGGAGTACTTGAATGGGCTAATTTGCAGTTAGACTACGACAGCGATGACGACAGCTACGGCGACTTCGACTCTGTATGTTTGATCTCCGAGGGAATAGAAAGAGTAAGGGAATTAGCATCGAGTGGATCTCCTCCGGCAGCCTGGAACAACGATGGCTGGGAACAAGTAAGGAATCCAGAGGAATTGGCTGTGGATAAGTGTGGAAGAGAAGTGGAACAACAAAAGTGCTGGGAGATATCTAGAATGGATTGCTCTGTTTTTTCTGCTCTCTGTTCTTGGTGTTGCTTTGTTAAATGTGATCTGAGTTGTTACGATGAGATTATTGTCAATAGACAGTTACATGTTTCCTCTGGTTTTTGTTTACA GTGGGATCTCATTGATCTATCTGTTACCTCTGGATCGCAACCCCTGATCCGTTCTTGGACAGGGGTTGCTGATAGATGGGATCCCATGGATCCTATTTGTATAACAG ATATTGTTATCCTTTTGATCAAACTCGTGATTTTCCCCATATCTTCCAATATGCATACATGTGTTCTTCCTTATCGTCATAATTTCCAATATGCACATGAATACATGATGTTCTTCTTCCAAGAAGGCAATAATGCACACATCATCATATCCAACCCCAATGAGCCGGTGGGGCAAAAGTTGTATGGTCCAATCACCAATGGATTGCAACCTCTATTTCCAGAAGAGTTCTCATACTTGAATTGA